In the Mastacembelus armatus chromosome 17, fMasArm1.2, whole genome shotgun sequence genome, one interval contains:
- the tmem200cb gene encoding transmembrane protein 200A encodes MIATGGLLRMNRRQDSLRSKNRAENKRKRKAKKKKKNDVVVVKGKLNLWSPAGLVAAVGVIVLMVGISMAVLGYWPSHNQHEYQERRRTGVYHAHGMSYSNRPPVSSNLTHNKPPPDQSDLFNQSHANSSIRNPSPHCGFLCDFLDNYLYSDNLKVFGPLVMGIGIFLFICANAVLHENRDKKTKIINLRDIYSTVIDLHSIRSKEYSPLNGLVNYTQSRSAEGPSGSFPASGMLTRSSWPSTGLGFQGELGGDEVFRHPSLSSRGRSWSKDVQTFTDTVYSIYKDYSNSSEQAPQPQQWETTSIVTSSVNAFTLPVIKLNNCEVGESERAEGRSAEEVVIETNTENISKEEQASGDQIDKMDGKEKDTSMTDSPTPHQSHEDITTDAADQQGAPQAQPQPQWTQLFPPSPVARAMGSRLSLNSLTDQPRPARRCSLSVSVCRQGERARRFSCPRLERSNSKGYIKLTDLGGESFEAPDTDTSLVATEQDVATDTAEEEAQGGDNLVAPSSSAKS; translated from the coding sequence ATGATAGCCACCGGTGGCCTGCTGCGCATGAACAGGCGCCAGGATTCCCTTCGCTCCAAAAACcgagcagaaaacaaaagaaagcggaaagccaaaaaaaagaagaagaacgatgtggtggtggtgaaggggAAGCTCAATCTGTGGTCACCGGCTGGTTTGGTGGCTGCTGTTGGAGTAATAGTGCTCATGGTGGGGATTTCCATGGCTGTGCTGGGCTACTGGCCCAGCCACAACCAGCATGAGTACCAGGAGCGCCGCAGAACTGGAGTATACCATGCCCATGGAATGAGCTATTCCAACAGACCACCTGTTTCTTCTAACTTGACCCATAATAAGCCTCCACCTGACCAATCAGATTTATTCAACCAGAGCCATGCTAACAGCAGCATCCGCAACCCCTCCCCTCACTGTGGCTTCCTCTGTGACTTCCTGGATAATTACCTGTACTCAGACAATCTGAAAGTCTTCGGACCACTGGTGATGGGAATTGGCATTTTCCTCTTCATCTGCGCAAATGCAGTTCTTCATGAAAACCGAGACAAGAAAACTAAAATCATCAACCTGAGGGACATCTACTCCACAGTGATAGATCTACACAGCATACGATCAAAGGAGTACTCCCCTCTAAATGGTTTGGTGAACTACACTCAGTCGAGGAGTGCTGAGGGCCCGTCAGGCTCCTTCCCTGCAAGTGGGATGCTTACTCGCAGTTCCTGGCCCTCCACTGGACTCGGTTTCCAGGGCGAGTTAGGTGGCGATGAGGTGTTCAGACACCCATCTTTATCCAGCAGGGGTCGTAGCTGGTCCAAAGATGTCCAGACCTTCACAGACACTGTCTACAGCATCTACAAAGACTACAGCAATAGCAGCGAGCAGGCGCCACAGCCCCAACAGTGGGAGACCACCTCCATTGTTACCTCTTCTGTAAACGCTTTCACTCTCCCTGTTATCAAACTGAACAACTGTGAGGTGggggagagtgagagagcagaGGGACGCTCAGCAGAAGAGGTCGTTATTGAGACTAATACTGAAAATATTAGCAAGGAGGAACAAGCCAGCGGCGACCAGATCGACAAGATGGATGGCAAGGAGAAGGACACCTCAATGACAGATTCTCCCACACCCCATCAGAGCCATGAGGACATAACCACAGACGCAGCTGACCAACAGGGGGCACCACAGGCTCAGCCTCAACCACAGTGGACCCAGCTGTTTCCTCCATCACCTGTTGCCAGGGCAATGGGGTCACGGCTGTCACTCAACTCCCTCACGGATCAGCCCAGGCCTGCACGGCGCTGtagcctgtctgtgtctgtgtgtcgtCAAGGAGAGAGAGCCAGGCGCTTCAGCTGCCCTCGTCTAGAGCGCTCCAACAGTAAGGGCTACATCAAACTGACTGATCTGGGGGGCGAGTCCTTCGAAGCCCCAGACACAGACACTTCTTTGGTGGCCACTGAACAGGACGTAGCAACGgacacagcagaggaagaagcTCAGGGAGGGGACAACCTGGTGGCACCCAGCTCCTCTGCAAAATCCTAA